A single region of the Branchiostoma lanceolatum isolate klBraLanc5 chromosome 1, klBraLanc5.hap2, whole genome shotgun sequence genome encodes:
- the LOC136436275 gene encoding alpha-N-acetylneuraminide alpha-2,8-sialyltransferase-like isoform X1, translating to MTFKGKRSAMPQQRLRRVTSVFLVCVVMTMYNVLTMDGPYVITIRLPQLYPWANLSMCAPRMLIKQTANTTAVSDLMDIDEILPGFPKEIDDIMYNGTRLQAPPREILSVLDTIDRTWKFKPDAAEELRSALEGNLSTINMYIVTQNNTPKDTPMKLAAERHIEYKLSAVVAGRQPARSPFSYKQYKTCNIVGSSGLLRGSKCGREINSGEFIIRFNMPPIAEAYKEDIGVRTHLVTCNSLTVHEEYQDIRSMHWLRIFRNSIIRNKYGKSMIFTMPFNVRWNIRRLIWFQTAVPKARVPNRVVFNHPHHKIAAEKFWNDRGLDEKSFSSGFYMISSALSFCEKITVYGFWPFNLDRSGNPLSYHYSQTGPKDGGVNNTWHRMDREFVKLIELYKEGVIKLVTSPCIQHKNTSDVR from the exons ATGACCTTCAAAG GTAAAAGGAGCGCCATGCCACAGCAGAGACTCAGGcgtgtgacgtcagtgttccTGGTGTGTGTCGTCATGACCATGTATAACGTCCTGACCATGGACGGGCCTTACGTCATCACTATCAGACTGCCACAGCTGTACCCGTGGGCGAACCTCTCCATGTGTGCACCGCGCATGCTCATCAAGCAAACTGCCAACAC CACTGCAGTCTCAGACCTGATGGATATAGATGAGATACTGCCTGGTTTCCCTAAGGAGATAGATGACATCATGTACAACGGTACCAGACTACAGGCACCGCCCCGGGAAATACTGTCTGTTCTGGACACTATCGACAGGACTTGGAAGTTTAAACCAGACGCCGCTGAAGAACTCAG ATCCGCGTTGGAGGGGAACCTGAGCACCATCAACATGTACATCGTCACTCAGAACAACACGCCTAAGGACACGCCGATGAAACTAGCGGCAGAGAGGCACATAGAGTACAAACTGTCCGCTGTTGTCGCCGGTAGGCAGCCTGCG AGGTCACCATTTTCCTACAAACAGTATAAAACCTGTAACATTGTGGGAAGTAGTGGTCTGCTCAGAGGTAGTAAGTGCGGACGGGAGATTAACAGTGGGGAATTCATCATAAG GTTCAATATGCCACCTATAGCAGAAGCCTACAAAGAAGACATCGGTGTCAGGACACATCTCGTCACCTGCAACTCTCTCACAGTTCATGAAGA ATATCAAGATATTCGCAGCATGCACTGGCTGAGAATCTTCCGCAATTCCATCATAAGAAACAAGTACGGAAAGAGCATGATCTTCACCATGCCTTTTAACGTGCGCTGGAACATACGGAGACTCATATGGTTTCAGACCGCGGTTCCTAAAGCTAGAGTGCCAAACAGAGTAGTCTTCAACCATCCTCACCACAAGATAGCTGCAGAAAAGTTCTGGAACGATAGGGGGCTCGACGAGAAGAGCTTCTCTTCTG GGTTCTACATGATCAGTTCCGCCCTCTCTTTCTGTGAGAAGATCACAGTCTACGGGTTCTGGCCCTTCAACCTGGACAGGAGCGGCAATCCACTCAG CTACCACTACTCGCAGACCGGGCCAAAAGACGGCGGGGTGAACAACACTTGGCACCGCATGGACAGAGAGTTCGTTAAACTGATAGAACTGTACAAAGAAGGCGTTATCAAGCTGGTTACGTCACCTTGTATACAACACAAGAATACCTCAGATGTAAGATAG
- the LOC136436275 gene encoding alpha-N-acetylneuraminide alpha-2,8-sialyltransferase-like isoform X2, with product MDIDEILPGFPKEIDDIMYNGTRLQAPPREILSVLDTIDRTWKFKPDAAEELRSALEGNLSTINMYIVTQNNTPKDTPMKLAAERHIEYKLSAVVAGRQPARSPFSYKQYKTCNIVGSSGLLRGSKCGREINSGEFIIRFNMPPIAEAYKEDIGVRTHLVTCNSLTVHEEYQDIRSMHWLRIFRNSIIRNKYGKSMIFTMPFNVRWNIRRLIWFQTAVPKARVPNRVVFNHPHHKIAAEKFWNDRGLDEKSFSSGFYMISSALSFCEKITVYGFWPFNLDRSGNPLSYHYSQTGPKDGGVNNTWHRMDREFVKLIELYKEGVIKLVTSPCIQHKNTSDVR from the exons ATGGATATAGATGAGATACTGCCTGGTTTCCCTAAGGAGATAGATGACATCATGTACAACGGTACCAGACTACAGGCACCGCCCCGGGAAATACTGTCTGTTCTGGACACTATCGACAGGACTTGGAAGTTTAAACCAGACGCCGCTGAAGAACTCAG ATCCGCGTTGGAGGGGAACCTGAGCACCATCAACATGTACATCGTCACTCAGAACAACACGCCTAAGGACACGCCGATGAAACTAGCGGCAGAGAGGCACATAGAGTACAAACTGTCCGCTGTTGTCGCCGGTAGGCAGCCTGCG AGGTCACCATTTTCCTACAAACAGTATAAAACCTGTAACATTGTGGGAAGTAGTGGTCTGCTCAGAGGTAGTAAGTGCGGACGGGAGATTAACAGTGGGGAATTCATCATAAG GTTCAATATGCCACCTATAGCAGAAGCCTACAAAGAAGACATCGGTGTCAGGACACATCTCGTCACCTGCAACTCTCTCACAGTTCATGAAGA ATATCAAGATATTCGCAGCATGCACTGGCTGAGAATCTTCCGCAATTCCATCATAAGAAACAAGTACGGAAAGAGCATGATCTTCACCATGCCTTTTAACGTGCGCTGGAACATACGGAGACTCATATGGTTTCAGACCGCGGTTCCTAAAGCTAGAGTGCCAAACAGAGTAGTCTTCAACCATCCTCACCACAAGATAGCTGCAGAAAAGTTCTGGAACGATAGGGGGCTCGACGAGAAGAGCTTCTCTTCTG GGTTCTACATGATCAGTTCCGCCCTCTCTTTCTGTGAGAAGATCACAGTCTACGGGTTCTGGCCCTTCAACCTGGACAGGAGCGGCAATCCACTCAG CTACCACTACTCGCAGACCGGGCCAAAAGACGGCGGGGTGAACAACACTTGGCACCGCATGGACAGAGAGTTCGTTAAACTGATAGAACTGTACAAAGAAGGCGTTATCAAGCTGGTTACGTCACCTTGTATACAACACAAGAATACCTCAGATGTAAGATAG